One window from the genome of Pirellulales bacterium encodes:
- a CDS encoding tetratricopeptide repeat protein — protein sequence MRSVLILSCLGAAFSLSAARADDGWLNQRVYLKVNARPKLQNRAFAWNDITVPAKITQVNGDWLWVGSAWVRSSEVVKEADGVTYYNKVMRESPDNLTALLYRGVSFRMKRDFANAIKDFTEVIRLDPSSASAYAERAATYDHLHQYDKSVADLNQAIRLTPDVAVFYNNRGCSTRGLGTYARAKADFDEAIRLDPKMAIAYSNRGVNWMLQEEYDRAMADYNKALAIDPTMVYAYDGRGYVWSKRGHYQEALHDWDESIRLAPDEPGGYHNKARLYATCMSLGHRDGKLALENAKQACELDHWENWQYVSSLAAAYAELGQFDKAIEWQKKAIAMDIQPELSDEKNQTERLQAYESGRAFSDPEIPEEAEETGP from the coding sequence ATGCGATCCGTTCTGATTCTGTCCTGTCTCGGCGCGGCATTCTCGCTGAGCGCCGCGCGCGCGGACGATGGTTGGCTTAACCAGCGCGTCTACCTGAAGGTGAACGCCCGGCCGAAATTGCAAAACCGCGCCTTCGCGTGGAACGATATCACGGTCCCGGCAAAGATCACGCAAGTCAACGGCGACTGGCTGTGGGTCGGCAGCGCTTGGGTCCGATCGAGCGAAGTCGTCAAGGAAGCTGACGGCGTCACGTACTACAACAAAGTCATGCGGGAGTCGCCGGACAACCTCACGGCCTTGTTGTATCGCGGCGTGAGCTTTCGCATGAAGCGCGATTTCGCGAACGCCATCAAGGATTTCACCGAGGTGATTCGCCTCGATCCTTCGTCGGCCTCGGCGTATGCCGAACGCGCCGCGACCTACGACCACCTGCATCAATACGACAAGTCCGTGGCCGACCTTAATCAGGCGATCCGCCTGACGCCAGACGTGGCGGTGTTCTACAACAACCGCGGTTGTTCGACGCGCGGGCTAGGCACTTATGCCAGGGCCAAAGCCGATTTCGACGAAGCAATACGTCTCGACCCGAAAATGGCGATAGCATATTCCAATCGTGGCGTGAACTGGATGCTGCAGGAGGAATACGATCGGGCGATGGCTGACTACAACAAAGCACTCGCCATCGATCCGACAATGGTCTACGCCTACGACGGCCGTGGATACGTCTGGAGCAAGCGCGGCCACTATCAAGAGGCGCTGCACGACTGGGACGAATCGATCCGGCTCGCGCCGGACGAGCCCGGCGGCTATCATAACAAGGCCCGGCTGTACGCCACGTGCATGTCGTTGGGCCACCGTGACGGTAAGCTGGCGCTCGAGAACGCTAAGCAAGCGTGCGAGCTGGATCACTGGGAAAACTGGCAATATGTCTCCAGCCTGGCCGCGGCTTACGCGGAACTCGGCCAGTTCGACAAGGCCATCGAGTGGCAGAAGAAGGCGATTGCCATGGACATTCAGCCCGAACTCAGCGACGAGAAGAACCAGACCGAACGCCTGCAGGCCTACGAGTCCGGTCGAGCGTTTAGCGATCCTGAAATTCCTGAAGAGGCGGAAGAAACGGGGCCATGA
- a CDS encoding tetratricopeptide repeat protein codes for MKMSLSNIAKRTFLLALAVLLAQDVSRAIAAEDTWLGQTVFIKETAKPKLGNKVIPWNEVGMPATITKVDGDWLWVGKAWVRTGEVVRRDDAPIYYATVLKRDPSAAYAYMLRGVAWRLKRDYENALRDFTEAIRLEPDAHIAYQARAAVYHQMQEYEKALADISEAIRLAPNVGLYYSDRGCIYKSLGNYPKAREQFDEAVRINPKLALAFANRGVNWFIEKQYDKAMADCDKALSIDNKLTFAYNQRGYVWSKQGHYAQALKDWDESIRIAPFEPGGYHNKARLYATCMSLGHRDGQMALENARKACELDHWEEWRYVACLAAAYAELGKFDEAIEWQNKAIAMNKHPERRDTVEQQERLKLYEAGMPFRDPEISEDESDSSG; via the coding sequence ATGAAGATGTCACTGTCGAATATCGCGAAACGGACCTTTCTGCTCGCGCTTGCGGTTTTACTGGCCCAAGACGTATCGCGGGCCATCGCCGCCGAGGATACCTGGCTGGGCCAAACGGTCTTCATCAAGGAAACCGCCAAACCCAAACTCGGCAACAAGGTGATCCCGTGGAACGAGGTGGGCATGCCCGCCACGATCACCAAGGTCGACGGCGATTGGCTATGGGTCGGCAAAGCGTGGGTGCGCACGGGCGAAGTCGTGCGCCGCGACGACGCGCCGATCTATTACGCGACGGTGCTGAAACGCGATCCGAGCGCGGCCTACGCCTATATGTTGCGCGGTGTGGCCTGGCGATTGAAACGCGACTATGAAAATGCCCTGCGCGATTTTACCGAGGCGATCCGCCTCGAACCCGACGCTCATATCGCTTATCAGGCCCGGGCCGCGGTCTATCACCAGATGCAGGAATACGAAAAGGCCCTGGCCGATATTTCGGAAGCCATTCGCCTGGCGCCGAACGTCGGGCTGTATTACAGCGACCGCGGCTGCATCTACAAGAGCCTGGGCAACTATCCCAAGGCGCGCGAGCAATTCGACGAAGCGGTGCGCATCAATCCAAAGCTGGCCCTGGCCTTTGCCAACCGCGGCGTGAACTGGTTCATCGAAAAGCAGTACGACAAGGCGATGGCCGACTGCGACAAGGCGCTGTCGATCGACAACAAGCTCACGTTCGCCTACAACCAACGCGGCTACGTGTGGAGCAAGCAGGGGCACTACGCGCAAGCACTGAAAGATTGGGACGAATCGATTCGCATCGCTCCCTTCGAGCCCGGCGGCTACCACAACAAGGCGCGGCTGTACGCTACCTGCATGTCGCTGGGACATCGCGACGGCCAAATGGCGCTCGAAAATGCCCGGAAGGCCTGCGAGCTGGACCACTGGGAAGAATGGCGCTACGTGGCGTGCCTGGCTGCCGCTTACGCGGAGCTCGGCAAATTCGACGAAGCCATCGAATGGCAGAACAAAGCCATCGCCATGAACAAGCATCCCGAGCGTCGCGACACCGTCGAACAGCAGGAGCGGCTCAAGCTCTACGAAGCCGGCATGCCGTTTCGCGACCCGGAGATTTCGGAAGACGAATCGGACTCATCAGGTTAA